In one Corallococcus sp. EGB genomic region, the following are encoded:
- a CDS encoding AarF/ABC1/UbiB kinase family protein yields the protein MNLQDLNRIRQIALIAARHGFGEVTDRAGVWRLLGGRKEKVEVSEEARRESTARRFRLFLSELGPTFIKLGQVLSTRADLLPAEFVDELATLQDHVEAIPLEDVHAQIREALGKDVQELFAHVDPEPLAAASIAQVHRAVTLEGEEVVIKVQRPGIAQRIDADLGVLRSLARLLEAVVEETGIYTPSGIVDEFDRAIHEELDFLHEATNLRAFLENHKDRPYLKIPRVHAALSSRTVLTMEFIRGEKINPAAMAEADRKQVAQHILDASFRQLFEDGLFHGDPHPGNVLLMEGNRLALLDFGVVGRLTRPMQETLVMLCLAVALKDSDSVARILYRVGVPDSRANLMGFRNDIESILGQHLPTTLGQVDARTLLRDLLDLAVKYRIRIPKEYALLSRASISTEGMLRGLYPELNILEVALPYAKELMAGRYDPTQLQGGLMRTLLRFQSMAQDLPTQLSQILMDLETGKFSVTVRAEQFDKLNENLRSVAVIAFLGLCACGFIVGAFIAFAPRPPMYGNVPVLGIVGIALAAALFGAVLTWYLFGGRFGKVRVSRFLKKRR from the coding sequence ATGAACCTCCAGGACCTCAACCGCATCCGGCAGATTGCCCTCATCGCCGCCCGTCACGGCTTCGGTGAGGTGACCGACCGCGCGGGCGTCTGGCGCCTGCTCGGCGGCCGCAAGGAGAAGGTGGAGGTCTCCGAGGAGGCGCGCCGCGAGTCCACCGCGCGCCGCTTCCGCCTCTTCCTGTCGGAGCTGGGCCCCACGTTCATCAAGCTGGGGCAGGTGCTCTCCACCCGCGCGGACCTCCTGCCCGCCGAGTTCGTGGACGAGCTGGCCACGCTCCAGGACCACGTGGAGGCCATCCCCCTGGAGGACGTCCACGCGCAGATCCGCGAGGCCCTGGGCAAGGACGTGCAGGAGCTGTTCGCCCACGTGGATCCGGAGCCGCTCGCCGCCGCGTCCATCGCGCAGGTGCACCGCGCGGTGACGCTGGAGGGCGAGGAGGTCGTCATCAAGGTGCAGCGCCCCGGCATCGCCCAGCGCATCGACGCGGACCTGGGCGTGCTGCGCTCGCTGGCGCGCCTGCTGGAGGCCGTGGTGGAGGAGACGGGCATCTACACGCCCTCCGGCATCGTGGACGAGTTCGACCGGGCCATCCACGAGGAGCTGGACTTCCTCCACGAGGCCACCAACCTCCGCGCGTTCCTGGAGAACCACAAGGACCGCCCGTACCTGAAGATCCCGCGCGTGCACGCGGCGCTCTCCAGCCGCACGGTGCTCACCATGGAGTTCATCCGCGGGGAGAAGATCAACCCCGCGGCCATGGCGGAGGCGGACCGCAAGCAGGTGGCCCAGCACATCCTGGACGCCAGCTTCCGCCAGCTCTTCGAGGACGGCCTGTTCCACGGCGACCCGCACCCCGGCAACGTGCTCCTCATGGAGGGCAACCGGCTGGCGCTGCTGGACTTCGGCGTGGTGGGCCGGCTCACCCGCCCCATGCAGGAGACGCTGGTGATGCTGTGCCTGGCGGTGGCGCTGAAGGACAGCGACTCCGTGGCGCGCATCCTCTACCGCGTGGGCGTGCCGGACTCGCGCGCCAACCTGATGGGCTTCCGCAACGACATCGAGTCCATCCTCGGCCAGCACCTGCCCACCACGCTGGGCCAGGTGGACGCGCGCACGCTCCTGCGCGACCTGCTGGACCTGGCGGTGAAGTACCGCATCCGCATCCCCAAGGAGTACGCGCTCCTGTCGCGCGCCTCCATCTCCACCGAAGGCATGCTGCGCGGGCTCTACCCGGAGCTGAACATCCTGGAGGTCGCGCTGCCGTACGCGAAGGAGCTGATGGCGGGCCGGTATGACCCCACGCAGCTGCAGGGCGGCCTGATGCGCACGCTCTTGCGCTTCCAGTCCATGGCGCAGGACCTGCCCACGCAGCTGTCGCAGATCCTGATGGACCTGGAGACGGGCAAGTTCAGCGTCACGGTGCGCGCGGAGCAGTTCGACAAGCTCAACGAGAACCTGCGCAGCGTGGCCGTCATCGCGTTCCTGGGCCTGTGCGCGTGCGGCTTCATCGTGGGGGCCTTCATCGCCTTCGCGCCCCGGCCGCCCATGTACGGGAACGTGCCGGTGCTGGGCATCGTCGGCATCGCGCTGGCGGCGGCCCTCTTCGGCGCGGTGCTCACCTGGTACCTGTTCGGCGGCCGCTTCGGGAAGGTCCGGGTGTCGCGCTTCCTCAAGAAGCGCAGGTAG
- the nhaA gene encoding Na+/H+ antiporter NhaA, translated as MATEPHTTTRPAVPALFKVALAPVQAFFRLEASSGILLALCALAALAWANSPWGATYAAVFEAPLRLEVVGHGGPFTFREFINDGLMTLFFFLVGMEIKRELSAGELRTLSRAMLPLIAALGGMVVPAGLYYFFTRGTPAEGGWAIPMATDIAFAIGCLTLVKARVSQGLVVFLTALAIFDDIGGILVIALFYGTGLHVEWLVVAAGLVVGLWGLNRFYVRNGLAYAVVGAALWYAMHHGGIHATLSGVVLGLCIPALPTRPGREVLEELAEYIRGLVSQPEDEAARGAQLLHIEEALEDIEPPLNRFVHLWHGYVAYGIVPLFALANSGVDMSGISLSDLLKPLPLGIIVGLFVGKQLGIFLFTWVAVKAGVSPLPSGGSVAQLHGVAVVAGIGFTVALFVAGLSFAHQPALLAEAKLGILTGSLLSAVVGYVLLRYVARPPQAAAQASP; from the coding sequence ATGGCGACCGAACCCCACACGACGACCCGCCCAGCAGTCCCCGCCTTGTTCAAGGTGGCCCTGGCCCCCGTGCAGGCATTCTTCCGGCTGGAGGCCAGCAGCGGCATCCTCCTGGCGCTCTGCGCGCTGGCCGCGCTCGCGTGGGCCAACTCCCCCTGGGGCGCCACCTACGCCGCGGTCTTCGAGGCGCCCCTGCGCCTGGAGGTGGTGGGCCACGGCGGCCCGTTCACCTTCCGAGAGTTCATCAACGACGGGCTGATGACGCTCTTCTTCTTCCTCGTGGGGATGGAGATCAAGCGCGAGCTGTCCGCGGGCGAGCTGCGCACCCTCTCCCGCGCGATGCTGCCGCTCATCGCCGCGCTGGGCGGCATGGTGGTCCCCGCCGGGCTCTACTACTTCTTCACCCGGGGCACCCCGGCGGAGGGCGGCTGGGCCATCCCCATGGCCACCGACATCGCGTTCGCCATCGGCTGCCTCACGCTGGTGAAGGCGCGCGTGAGCCAGGGGCTGGTGGTGTTCCTCACCGCGCTCGCCATCTTCGACGACATCGGCGGAATCCTCGTCATCGCGCTCTTCTACGGCACGGGCCTGCACGTGGAGTGGCTCGTGGTGGCCGCGGGCCTGGTCGTGGGACTCTGGGGGCTCAACCGCTTCTACGTGCGCAATGGCCTGGCCTACGCCGTCGTGGGCGCGGCGCTCTGGTATGCCATGCACCACGGCGGCATCCACGCCACGCTGTCCGGCGTGGTGCTGGGCCTCTGCATCCCCGCGCTGCCCACCCGTCCGGGACGCGAGGTGCTGGAGGAGCTGGCGGAGTACATCCGGGGGCTGGTGTCCCAGCCAGAGGACGAGGCCGCGCGCGGCGCGCAGCTGCTCCACATCGAGGAGGCGCTGGAGGACATCGAGCCGCCGCTCAACCGCTTCGTGCACCTGTGGCACGGCTACGTGGCCTACGGCATCGTCCCGCTGTTCGCGCTGGCCAACTCCGGCGTGGACATGTCCGGCATCTCGCTCTCGGATCTGCTCAAGCCCCTGCCCCTGGGCATCATCGTGGGCCTCTTCGTGGGCAAGCAGCTGGGCATCTTCCTGTTCACCTGGGTGGCGGTGAAGGCGGGCGTGTCCCCGCTGCCCTCGGGCGGCAGCGTCGCGCAGCTGCACGGGGTGGCGGTGGTGGCCGGCATCGGCTTCACGGTGGCCCTCTTCGTGGCCGGGCTGTCCTTCGCGCACCAGCCGGCCCTGCTGGCGGAGGCCAAGCTGGGCATCCTGACGGGCTCGCTGTTGTCCGCGGTCGTGGGCTACGTCCTCTTGCGCTACGTGGCCCGTCCGCCACAGGCTGCCGCCCAAGCCTCGCCATGA